The window TTTTTTGGCCAGCTCCAGTACCTGCTTGGGGGTGCTCATTGGGATCCAGGGGTCAGGCGTTGCGCTTGCTTTGGTTGATGTGATGGCGCCCGCCGCGGCAACGCCATGAGGCGGCGGGCGCAGAGGGGCATTCAGGCGCCGTGGTAGCCTTCCTCGCCGTGCTCGGCGAGATCGAGGCCGGCGACTTCGACGTCCTCGGAGGGGCGGAGACCGACGACGGCTTTGACCAGGAGGGCGAGGAGGACGGTGGCGACGACCGAGAGGACGAGGGTGATGGCGATGGCCTTGATCTGGGCCATGAGGAGGCCGTCGGCGACGTCGGCGACGAGGGGATTGGCCTCAGGGGTGGCGAGCAGGCCGGTGAGGAGGGCGCCCAGGGTACCGCCGACGCCATGGATGCCGAAGGTATCGAGGGCGTCGTCGTAGCCCAGCCATTGCTTGAGTTTCCAGCAGGCGAAGAAGGTGAGGACACCGGAGAGGATGCCGATGATCATGGCGCCGCTGGTGGAGACGAAGCCGCAGGCGGGGGTGACGGCGACGAGGCCGGCGACGACGCCGGAGCAGTATCCGAGGACGCTGGGTTTGCCCTTGATGATCCATTCGGTCATGGCCCAGGCGAAGCTGGCGGCGGCGGCGGCGAGGGTGGTGTTGACGAAGGCGACGGCGGCGATGCCGTCGGCGGCGAGGGCGCTGCCGCCGTTGAAGCCGTACCAGCCGACCCAGAGCATGCCGGTGCCGATCATGCAGAGGACGAGACTGTGCGGGGGCAGGGGTTCCCTGCCGTAGCCGAGTCGTTTGCCGAGGAGGATGCAGAGGGCGAGGGCGGTCCAGCCGGAGGACATGTGGACAACGGTGCCTCCGGCGAAGTCGAGGGCCTTGATGGGGGCATCCGGGTTGACCGCACCGGCCATGAGTCCGTCGGCGGCCCAGACCATGTGGGCGAGGGGGAAGTAGACGACGAACATCCAGAGGGTGACGAAGAGGAGCACGGCGGAGTACTTCATGCGTTCGGCGACGGCGCCGACGATGAGGGCGGGGGTGATGATGGCGAAGGTGAGTTGGAAGACGGCCCAGATGCTGTTGGAGATCCAGGGACCGCCATGACCGACTTCATCGCCGCGGACGCCCTGGAAGAACATGAACTCGGTGCCACCGAGGAAGGCGTTGCCGGTGGCGAAGGCGAGACTGTAGCCGCAGATCCACCAGAGGAGGGTGACCAGGCCGGCGATGCCGAGGCACTGGGCCATGACCGAGAGGACATTCTTGCGTCGGACCAGACCCCCGTAGAAGAGGGCCAGTCCCGGGAGGGTCATGAAGAGGACCAGGGCGGTCGAGGTCATCTGCCACGCGTTGTGGCCGGGGCCCGGGCCGGGGATGAGCGACGTGTCATCATTGGTGCGGGCGCCGTTGTTCATGTAGGCCTCGAGATCGGCCAGGCGGTCCTCGACGGAGGGGAGAGGGGTGGAAGCGTCAGCGCCCAGGGCCTGGAGACAGGGCAGGAGGAGCAGGGCGATTGCGGCGAGGGAGGCGAGGGCGTGACGCGGCATCATCGTGGGGGGGGATGAGGGTTGTCTGGAGTTGTTGGAGGGTGCGACCGGCCCCCCGGCCCCGAAGGGCGACCGGGCCTGGAAGCCACGGTCGCCCGGGGGTGAGGGAACGGGGCCGGGCCCCGCGCAGGGTCTATCGTTCGGCGATCGGCTGGAAGTACGGATACGCTTCGTTGCCGTGTTCTCCGATATCGAGGCCTTCGCTTTCCTCGTCGGCGGAGACGCGGAGACCCATGGTCGCCTTGATGACGAGGAAGAGGATCAAGGCGAAGGCGAAGGTGAAGGCGCCAATGGAGACGATGCCGATGAGCTGGGAGACGAGTTGGGCACCGCCGGCGAGGCCGCCGAAGAGGCCGACGGCGAGGGTGCCCCAGATGCCGCAGGTGAGGTGGACCGAGATCGCGCCGACGGGGTCGTCGATCTTGACGCGGTCGAGGAAGAGCACGGAGAGGACCACGAGGACACCGGCGATGAGGCCGATGACGATGGCGGAGCCCATGGCCATCAGATCGGCGCCGGCGGTGATGCCGACGAGGCCGGCGAGGACGCCGTTGAGGACCATGGAGAGGTCCGGCTTCTTGAGAAGGATCCAGGCGGTGGCCATGGAACCGACGGCACCGGCCGCGGCGGCCAGGGCGGTGGTGACCAGGGTGAGGGAGGTGGCCGCGGGGTCGGCCGAGAGGACCGAGCCGCCATTGAAGCCGAACCAGCCGAGCCAGAGGAGGAAGACGCCGATGGTGGCGAGGGGCATCGAGTGGCCGGGGATGGGGAGGGGCCGACCTTCCTTGGAGTACTTGCCGAGGCGGGGTCCGAGGATCAGGACACCGGCGAGGGCGCCCCAGCCGCCGACCGAATGGACAAGGGTGGAGCCTGCGAAGTCGTAGAAGGGCGTTTCCAGGGCGTCGAGCCAGCCGGCGCCCCACTTCCACATGCCGGTGATCGGGTAGGAGATGGCGACGAAGAGCGTCGAGAAGATCAGGAACGGGCCGAGCTTGATCCGTTCCGCGACGGCACCGGAGACGATGGTGGCGGCGGTGGCGGCGAACATCCCCTGGAAGAGGAAGTCGGTCCAGTAGGTGTACCCGGCGTTGTAGGTGTCGGTGAGGGACGCGACGTCGTCGGTGACCCCGACACCGAAGCCGGCGAAGCCGAACCATTTGCCGGCGAAATCATCGCCCGGGTACATCAGGTTGAAGCCCACGAACGCGTAGGTAAGGAGACCGATGCAGGGGATGAGGGTGTTTTTGAAGAGGACGTTGACGGTGTTTTTGGAGCGGGTGAGGCCGGATTCGAGGCTGGCGAAGCCAAGGTGCATGATGAAGACCAGGGCAGTGGCCACCATCATCCACAGGTTGTGGGCGGTGAAGATCACGTAGCCTGGGGAGGCCTGGAAGGCTTCGAGGTCGGCGTAGGCGGCCTCTTCGGCACCGACGGCCGAAAGCGAGGCCAGGCCGAGGAGCAAGATCAATGGGGCGAATCGTTTCTTCATGTTGGGAACGGATCTGGGCTGGGGTTGTTTCGCGGGCTGGGGGTTGGGGGCTAGACGGCGGTGTCGCCCTTCTCTCCGGTGCGAATCCGGACGGCGTCATCGATGGCCGACACAAAGATCTTGCCGTCGCCGATTTTGCCGGTCTTGGCGGCGCCGACGATCGCCTTGACGGCGGTCTCGACGCGGTCGTCGGGGAGGACGAGTTCGATTTTGATCTTGGGGAGGAAATCGACCGTGTACTCGCTGCCGCGGTAGATTTCGGTATGGCCCTTCTGGCGGCCGAAGCCCTTGACCTCGCTGACGGTCATTCCTTCGATGCCGGCTTCGCCGAGGGCATCCTTCACTTCCTCCAGTTTGAACGGCTTGATGATTGCTTCGATTTTCTTCATGAGCTCTGCGGTTTGGCCGGCTGAGCGGGGGTGTCGGTTGGTCCGGGTTGGGCGAGGAACAGTCCCTCGAAATCCAAGATTACCCCGGGGTCGGGGTCTATCGGACCGGACGGCGTCCTACCCCCGTAGAGACCGCCCGGTCCGAAGACCGAGGGCAGGGGGAACATCCCCGGCCGAGGGGGAACAAGCACCCGGGATGCCAGTTCTCCTGATGGGGACTGAACCGATTGGAAACAGGCGGGTTACCACGAATCCGGCCGGATTGTGGCGGAGTGTCGGTGGGGAGTGGTGTTGCTTTTTGGGCAGATGGTTCGGAATGCGGCAGGGAAGCGGCGAGAATCGAGCGGGATCCGCCATTTGGCTCATGGTTTCCATGGAAGGATTCGGGCTCGAATCCCCTTGGCGCCGACGACCGGGGTAGGGCTATGCTCCGGCGCATGCGGAGTTTCATGAGAGTGCTGAGCGGGCGGATTGGCCCGTGGTGGATTGGCCGGTTGGCGGGGGTGGCGATGGGGTTGCTGGGGGGTGGGGGGATGGCGAGGGGGGGTGGCGACTCCGGGGTGGGGGCGTTCGACTACGTGCGGGATTTGAAGCCCTTCGTCATGGACTACTGCATTGCGTGCCACGGGAAGGAGCGACCGCGGGCGCAGATTGATTTGGAGAGCGTGCCGCCGGCGGGGATTGTGCTCTCCAACCGGGACGTCTGGGACAAGGTGCGGCATGTCATCGAGTCGCGGGAGATGCCTCCGGAGAACCGGCGTCAACCCTCGGAATTCGACCGTCAGGCGACGGCGCGGTTGATCGGGGACGAACTGGAGCGCCTGGAGGCGGCACTGCCGCCAACGGCGGGATTGGTGACGTTGCGGCGGCTCAACCGGAACGAGTATCGGAACACCATCCGGGATCTGCTGGGAGTGGACTACGAGGTGCACGGGGAGTTTCCGCACGACGAATCCGGGTACGGGTTCGACAACATCGGGGATGTGTTGTCGCTGCCGCCGATGCTTTTCGAGAAGTACCTGGCGGCGGCGGAGGAGATTGCCCGGCGGACGATCGTCACGGAAGATCCGGCCCGGCAGCGGGTGAAGCGGCTTCCGGCGGGGGCGTTTTCGACGGAAGCGGATGCGATTTCGACGTTGGAGGAGGAGATCTGGGGATTCTACCGGGAGGGCGAGATTGTGACGGTCCACGCATTCGCGAAGGCGGGGGACTACATCCTGCGTTTGGGGGCCTACGGGGAGCAGGCGGGGTCGGAATTGCCGAAGATGGGGGTGGG of the Verrucomicrobiia bacterium genome contains:
- a CDS encoding ammonium transporter — translated: MMPRHALASLAAIALLLLPCLQALGADASTPLPSVEDRLADLEAYMNNGARTNDDTSLIPGPGPGHNAWQMTSTALVLFMTLPGLALFYGGLVRRKNVLSVMAQCLGIAGLVTLLWWICGYSLAFATGNAFLGGTEFMFFQGVRGDEVGHGGPWISNSIWAVFQLTFAIITPALIVGAVAERMKYSAVLLFVTLWMFVVYFPLAHMVWAADGLMAGAVNPDAPIKALDFAGGTVVHMSSGWTALALCILLGKRLGYGREPLPPHSLVLCMIGTGMLWVGWYGFNGGSALAADGIAAVAFVNTTLAAAAASFAWAMTEWIIKGKPSVLGYCSGVVAGLVAVTPACGFVSTSGAMIIGILSGVLTFFACWKLKQWLGYDDALDTFGIHGVGGTLGALLTGLLATPEANPLVADVADGLLMAQIKAIAITLVLSVVATVLLALLVKAVVGLRPSEDVEVAGLDLAEHGEEGYHGA
- the amt gene encoding ammonium transporter, which encodes MKKRFAPLILLLGLASLSAVGAEEAAYADLEAFQASPGYVIFTAHNLWMMVATALVFIMHLGFASLESGLTRSKNTVNVLFKNTLIPCIGLLTYAFVGFNLMYPGDDFAGKWFGFAGFGVGVTDDVASLTDTYNAGYTYWTDFLFQGMFAATAATIVSGAVAERIKLGPFLIFSTLFVAISYPITGMWKWGAGWLDALETPFYDFAGSTLVHSVGGWGALAGVLILGPRLGKYSKEGRPLPIPGHSMPLATIGVFLLWLGWFGFNGGSVLSADPAATSLTLVTTALAAAAGAVGSMATAWILLKKPDLSMVLNGVLAGLVGITAGADLMAMGSAIVIGLIAGVLVVLSVLFLDRVKIDDPVGAISVHLTCGIWGTLAVGLFGGLAGGAQLVSQLIGIVSIGAFTFAFALILFLVIKATMGLRVSADEESEGLDIGEHGNEAYPYFQPIAER
- a CDS encoding P-II family nitrogen regulator, which gives rise to MKKIEAIIKPFKLEEVKDALGEAGIEGMTVSEVKGFGRQKGHTEIYRGSEYTVDFLPKIKIELVLPDDRVETAVKAIVGAAKTGKIGDGKIFVSAIDDAVRIRTGEKGDTAV